One stretch of Gemmatimonadaceae bacterium DNA includes these proteins:
- a CDS encoding NAD-dependent epimerase/dehydratase family protein: protein MMRILVTGGAGFIGSHVADRFMDAGHAVAVLDDLSNGRRENVPAGAVFHEMDVRSPDAAALVGGGGFDVIAHFAAQMDVRRSVADPVFDAQVNILGTLNLLEAVRAAGRMGTTRFVFASTGGAIYGDSAPPPNVETVRKEPDSPYAVAKHTAEQYLSYYARIHGLNAVAMRFANVYGPRQDPHGEAGVVAIFCGRLLAGQPLTVFGDGNQTRDYVYVGDVAASIVRGAQHTPAKSAGMDARAFNIGTGVPTSVVDLASAMMRAVGRTVPIEFAAARPGEQRQSYLNIDKAAAELGWRPSVSLAQGLAETYAWFAKRSPTSIDSRA, encoded by the coding sequence ATGATGCGAATACTCGTGACGGGCGGGGCGGGGTTCATCGGATCGCACGTGGCCGATCGATTCATGGATGCGGGACACGCGGTGGCCGTCCTCGACGACCTGTCGAACGGGCGCCGCGAGAACGTGCCGGCCGGTGCGGTGTTCCACGAGATGGACGTTCGCTCGCCTGACGCGGCGGCCCTGGTGGGGGGTGGCGGGTTCGACGTCATTGCCCATTTCGCGGCGCAGATGGATGTGCGGCGGAGCGTGGCCGACCCCGTGTTCGATGCCCAGGTGAACATCCTCGGCACGCTCAATCTCCTCGAAGCCGTGCGCGCCGCCGGGCGGATGGGGACGACGCGATTCGTCTTCGCGTCCACCGGCGGCGCGATCTATGGCGACTCGGCGCCTCCACCCAATGTCGAAACGGTGCGCAAGGAGCCGGACTCGCCGTACGCCGTCGCCAAACACACGGCAGAGCAGTATCTGTCTTACTACGCCCGCATCCACGGATTGAACGCGGTGGCGATGCGGTTCGCGAACGTGTACGGGCCGCGGCAGGATCCGCACGGCGAGGCCGGGGTGGTGGCCATCTTCTGTGGCCGCCTGCTGGCCGGCCAGCCTCTCACCGTGTTCGGCGACGGGAACCAGACGCGCGATTACGTGTACGTGGGCGACGTGGCCGCGTCGATCGTGCGGGGGGCGCAACACACGCCGGCAAAAAGTGCCGGAATGGACGCTCGCGCGTTTAACATTGGGACGGGTGTGCCGACGTCGGTCGTGGATCTGGCGTCGGCGATGATGCGCGCTGTGGGGCGGACGGTGCCCATAGAGTTTGCGGCGGCCCGGCCCGGTGAACAGCGGCAGTCCTATCTCAACATCGACAAGGCGGCGGCCGAGCTCGGCTGGCGTCCCTCCGTTTCGCTCGCGCAGGGCCTCGCTGAGACGTACGCGTGGTTCGCAAAGCGCTCGCCCACCTCCATCGACTCACGCGCATGA